The uncultured Hyphomonas sp. genome includes a window with the following:
- the recG gene encoding ATP-dependent DNA helicase RecG codes for MRDERLFPLFEPLDSLSGVGPKLKPALERLVGGEHVWDLLLHLPERWVDRRVRPSIESTEFGEVATVKGEVHAYHPPYNEKSPHRVQLFDGTGFLTLAFFRADGRWLQGQFPMGKERVVSGRIEDYRGERQMTHPDYIVDPARGALPPAVEPIYGLTAGLTNKRVHGFAEQALERVPDDLPEWADNGLIEAKRWPEFKEALQGLHTPDTYDEDKFALARERLAYDEALARESAFALARMARKRRSAPSVPKAEERIAALIRSLPFTPTGAQMRAADQIAEDMAGTSPMRRMLQGDVGAGKTLVGAMAAVQAAAGGFQSAFMAPTEVLARQQYETLSKLLSPLGYTVAALSGRDKGTARESTLMGLADGSIQIVAGTHALFQEAVRFRNLGLVIVDEQHRFGVADRMKLAGKATSPHMLVMSATPIPRTLAQAVNGDLDVSILDEKPAGRKPVETRAIPDTRMEEVVDAVGRAVARGERVFWVCPKVDVDDDDSTAVGRHAMLSKQLNCPVGLVHGRLKAMEKDAALEDFRTGATRVLVATTVIEVGVDVPEATIMVIERAEGFGLAQLHQLRGRVGRGDKASYCLLLYRPPLGETARERIETLRRTDDGFEIAEADFRLRGPGDILGLRQAGATDYRVIDLSEDAALLAIAAKDAEALVTSDPDLESVRGRALRLVRELMVPRALS; via the coding sequence ATGCGAGACGAGCGACTCTTCCCCCTGTTCGAGCCTTTGGATTCCCTGTCGGGCGTCGGCCCGAAGCTGAAGCCTGCGCTGGAACGCCTGGTGGGCGGTGAGCATGTCTGGGACCTTTTGCTCCATCTACCGGAGCGCTGGGTCGACCGCCGGGTCCGCCCGTCCATAGAGTCGACGGAATTCGGCGAGGTGGCCACCGTCAAAGGTGAAGTCCACGCCTATCACCCGCCTTACAATGAAAAGTCCCCGCACAGGGTGCAGCTTTTCGATGGGACAGGCTTCCTTACCCTCGCTTTCTTCCGCGCCGACGGCCGCTGGCTGCAAGGACAGTTCCCGATGGGAAAGGAGCGGGTCGTCTCAGGCCGGATCGAGGATTATCGCGGCGAGCGGCAGATGACGCATCCCGATTATATCGTCGATCCAGCGCGTGGCGCGCTGCCGCCAGCGGTCGAGCCGATCTACGGGCTCACCGCAGGCCTCACAAACAAACGGGTTCATGGCTTTGCGGAACAGGCTTTGGAGCGGGTTCCCGATGACCTGCCCGAATGGGCAGACAACGGCCTGATCGAAGCCAAACGCTGGCCGGAATTCAAAGAGGCTCTCCAGGGGCTGCATACCCCTGACACCTACGACGAAGACAAATTCGCGCTTGCGCGGGAGCGTCTGGCTTATGACGAGGCCCTGGCCCGGGAAAGCGCGTTCGCTCTGGCGCGGATGGCCCGCAAGCGCCGCTCAGCCCCCAGCGTTCCAAAAGCAGAGGAACGCATCGCAGCCCTGATCCGCTCCCTTCCCTTCACACCCACCGGCGCCCAGATGCGGGCGGCAGATCAGATTGCGGAAGACATGGCCGGCACATCGCCCATGCGGCGGATGCTGCAAGGGGATGTCGGAGCGGGCAAGACACTGGTCGGCGCGATGGCGGCCGTGCAGGCGGCCGCAGGCGGTTTCCAGTCCGCCTTCATGGCGCCGACGGAAGTACTCGCGCGGCAGCAATATGAGACCCTGTCAAAGCTCCTCTCCCCGCTCGGTTACACAGTTGCAGCCCTCTCGGGGCGCGACAAAGGCACTGCGCGCGAGTCGACCTTGATGGGGCTTGCCGATGGCTCGATCCAGATTGTCGCCGGAACGCACGCTCTTTTCCAGGAGGCCGTTCGTTTCAGAAATCTCGGTCTGGTCATTGTGGACGAACAACACCGCTTCGGTGTGGCCGACCGTATGAAGCTCGCCGGCAAGGCGACCAGCCCCCACATGCTGGTCATGAGCGCAACGCCCATCCCGCGCACACTCGCGCAAGCGGTCAATGGCGATCTGGATGTATCCATTCTCGACGAGAAGCCAGCCGGGCGGAAACCGGTGGAGACGCGGGCCATTCCCGACACGCGCATGGAAGAAGTGGTCGACGCCGTCGGCCGCGCCGTAGCCCGTGGTGAGCGGGTCTTCTGGGTCTGTCCGAAAGTGGATGTGGACGATGACGACTCCACGGCAGTTGGCCGTCACGCCATGCTGTCCAAACAGCTGAACTGCCCGGTCGGCCTCGTGCACGGCCGCCTGAAGGCTATGGAAAAAGATGCCGCGCTGGAAGACTTCCGGACAGGCGCAACCCGCGTGCTGGTCGCCACGACGGTGATCGAAGTCGGTGTGGATGTGCCTGAAGCGACGATCATGGTCATTGAGCGCGCCGAGGGCTTTGGCCTGGCCCAGCTCCACCAGCTGAGAGGCCGTGTCGGCCGCGGCGACAAGGCTTCCTATTGCCTGCTCCTGTACCGGCCACCGCTCGGGGAAACGGCCCGGGAAAGAATCGAAACACTGCGGCGGACCGACGACGGGTTTGAAATCGCCGAAGCAGATTTCAGGCTCCGCGGCCCCGGAGACATACTTGGCCTGCGCCAGGCTGGCGCAACGGATTATCGCGTGATCGACCTGTCAGAAGACGCAGCACTTCTCGCCATCGCCGCGAAAGACGCCGAAGCGCTCGTCACTTCGGATCCTGATCTTGAGTCGGTTCGGGGCCGGGCTCTGCGTCTGGTGAGGGAGCTGATGGTTCCCCGGGCTCTGTCGTAG
- a CDS encoding succinate dehydrogenase assembly factor 2, whose amino-acid sequence MDARRRKLKFRAWRRGFREMDLLMGSFADQHLGEYGETELDQFEALLKLPDWEVYAWLVGQADVPDDQRSPVLDQLIAFKYAAQAG is encoded by the coding sequence ATGGATGCCCGCCGCCGCAAGCTGAAATTCCGCGCCTGGCGCCGGGGATTCCGGGAAATGGATCTCCTGATGGGCAGTTTTGCTGACCAACACCTTGGTGAATATGGCGAAACGGAACTCGACCAGTTCGAAGCGCTGCTGAAACTGCCAGATTGGGAAGTTTATGCGTGGCTCGTAGGCCAGGCCGACGTCCCTGACGATCAGCGCAGCCCGGTTCTGGACCAATTGATCGCATTCAAGTACGCCGCGCAGGCCGGTTGA
- the mfd gene encoding transcription-repair coupling factor codes for MTPVELLKSLSGPAALGGAPFGADLMAFIPALEARGGIGIYVARDDKTAATARRLAEFISPRLDQVDLPGWDTLPYDRVSPTASVAARRCAALARLSRYEPEQGPLLVVTTATSIVQRVPPIETMRRASFSMISGQTVSQKDLNDYLLVNGYVRASTVREQGEYAIRGGIIDIFPPTAGEPLRLDFFGDTLETIRTFDTETQRSTGETRSVAFAPVSEILFDDDVLSRFREKYLDVFGPPSGDPMYEAARASIRRQGVEAWLPLFHESLDTLFDYIGTEALIGFGHLSGEAAAERLSQAADYYQARLEAGEGDARAAKVLAPEQLYLDPAELEQALEAHPVVRFSPAEPAPGHYDMEVRRGRDFAPERMMSQENIFEATIAHTKDLRKSGRHVVFAAWSTGSADRLINVLADHGLDDLVQVHSLEAARKAEASVVEIPLETGFVSTDLAVISEADILGDRLAAPRRKRKTANFITDAATLNAGDLVVHVDHGVGRYVGLKTLEVTGAPHDCLQLEYSGGDTIFLPVENIDLISRYGSEEAESQLDRLGGAGWQNRKAKAKKRILEMAAELMAIAAARELKRADAVNAGQGIYEEFAARFPYEETDDQLNAIEDVLGDLGSGRPMDRLVCGDVGFGKTEVALRAAFVAAMSGKQVAVIAPTTLLARQHFKTFEERFAGWPLKVRHLSRLVGAREASDTRAGLTDGSVDVVVGTHALLAKGIEFKRMGLLIVDEEQRFGVKHKERLKELKADVHVLTLSATPIPRTLQMALTGIRDLSIIATPPVDRLSVRTYITEEDTVTLREALLREKYRGGQAFFVAPRIQDLDKLERFLTDNVPEVSFIVAHGQMGAGELEDIMTAFYEGKYDVLLSTTIVESGLDIPRANTLIIHRADMFGLAQLYQLRGRVGRSKLRAYAYFTTPRDKVITETADRRLRVLQSLDSLGAGFQLASHDLDMRGSGNLLGDQQSGHVREVGVELYQSMLEDAVNALKAGAQGDDEVADDWSPQINMGVAVLIPEDYVEDLSIRLSLYRRLSEISTSQEREGFAAELIDRFGPLPDPTKQLLEVTAIKVQCKALGIEKLDAGDKGAVFAFRQDTVLDPAHLMEIVRSRPNVLRLRPDSKLVHSFTGGDAVTRLGRVRAFLKELEAAAGLVSA; via the coding sequence ATGACACCTGTCGAACTCCTGAAATCCCTGAGCGGCCCGGCCGCACTTGGCGGCGCGCCCTTTGGCGCCGACCTGATGGCCTTTATTCCAGCCCTGGAGGCGCGGGGCGGCATCGGCATTTATGTCGCCCGGGATGATAAAACCGCTGCAACGGCACGACGGCTGGCCGAATTTATTTCGCCGCGCCTGGATCAGGTGGATCTGCCGGGATGGGACACGCTGCCCTATGACCGGGTCAGCCCCACCGCCAGTGTCGCGGCCCGCCGCTGCGCAGCACTTGCGCGATTGTCCCGCTATGAGCCTGAGCAGGGACCGTTGCTGGTTGTGACCACTGCGACATCCATTGTTCAGCGGGTTCCGCCGATTGAAACGATGCGCCGTGCGTCCTTTTCGATGATATCCGGGCAGACGGTCAGCCAGAAAGACCTGAACGACTATCTGCTTGTAAACGGCTATGTCCGGGCCAGCACCGTCAGGGAGCAAGGCGAATACGCCATTCGTGGCGGGATCATCGACATCTTCCCGCCGACCGCCGGCGAGCCGCTGCGGCTCGATTTCTTCGGCGATACGCTGGAAACCATCCGGACGTTCGACACCGAAACCCAGCGCTCAACCGGTGAGACAAGGTCTGTCGCCTTCGCGCCGGTGAGCGAGATTCTCTTCGACGACGATGTGCTCAGCCGTTTCCGGGAGAAATACCTGGACGTCTTCGGTCCGCCTTCGGGAGACCCGATGTACGAAGCCGCGCGAGCATCGATCCGCCGGCAGGGTGTTGAGGCGTGGCTGCCACTCTTCCACGAATCTCTGGACACGCTGTTCGACTATATCGGCACGGAAGCGTTGATCGGTTTTGGGCATCTTTCCGGAGAGGCGGCGGCAGAGCGTCTCTCGCAGGCGGCTGACTATTATCAGGCACGGCTTGAAGCGGGTGAGGGCGATGCGCGGGCGGCGAAAGTGCTCGCGCCGGAACAATTGTACCTGGATCCTGCCGAACTGGAGCAGGCGCTGGAGGCGCACCCTGTTGTCCGGTTCAGTCCGGCCGAGCCTGCGCCCGGCCACTACGACATGGAAGTCCGGCGCGGCCGTGATTTCGCGCCAGAGCGTATGATGAGCCAGGAGAACATCTTCGAGGCAACAATCGCCCATACGAAAGACCTCCGGAAATCCGGGCGTCATGTCGTATTCGCAGCCTGGTCTACCGGGTCTGCCGATCGTCTGATCAACGTTCTCGCAGATCACGGTCTGGATGACCTTGTGCAGGTGCATTCTCTGGAAGCGGCGAGAAAGGCAGAGGCATCTGTCGTCGAAATTCCGCTGGAAACCGGCTTTGTCAGCACGGACCTGGCTGTGATTTCAGAAGCCGACATTCTGGGTGACCGCCTTGCTGCGCCACGCCGCAAGCGGAAAACGGCCAACTTCATCACGGACGCGGCCACGCTGAATGCCGGCGACCTGGTGGTGCACGTGGACCATGGGGTGGGCCGCTATGTTGGCCTGAAGACGCTGGAAGTCACCGGCGCCCCGCATGACTGCCTGCAACTCGAATATTCGGGCGGGGACACGATTTTCCTGCCGGTCGAAAATATCGACCTGATTTCGCGCTATGGCTCGGAAGAAGCCGAAAGCCAGCTCGACCGGCTGGGCGGAGCAGGCTGGCAGAACCGCAAGGCCAAGGCCAAGAAACGTATTCTGGAAATGGCGGCTGAGCTGATGGCGATTGCAGCAGCGCGGGAGCTGAAGCGCGCCGATGCGGTCAATGCCGGACAAGGCATCTATGAGGAATTCGCTGCGCGCTTCCCCTATGAAGAAACCGATGACCAGCTGAATGCCATTGAGGATGTGCTGGGGGACCTCGGCTCCGGCCGTCCGATGGATCGCCTGGTCTGTGGGGATGTTGGTTTCGGGAAAACCGAAGTTGCTCTGCGGGCTGCCTTTGTGGCCGCAATGAGTGGCAAGCAGGTTGCCGTGATCGCGCCGACCACCTTGCTCGCCCGCCAGCATTTCAAGACGTTTGAAGAACGCTTTGCAGGATGGCCGCTCAAAGTGCGTCACCTTTCGCGTCTCGTCGGTGCCAGAGAGGCCTCTGATACACGGGCCGGCCTGACCGATGGGAGCGTGGACGTTGTCGTCGGAACGCACGCGCTGCTGGCAAAAGGCATCGAGTTCAAACGCATGGGGCTACTCATCGTCGATGAAGAGCAGCGCTTCGGAGTGAAGCACAAGGAGCGCCTGAAAGAACTTAAAGCGGACGTTCACGTGCTGACGTTGTCTGCGACACCAATTCCGCGGACGCTGCAGATGGCACTGACCGGTATCCGGGATCTGTCGATCATCGCGACACCGCCGGTCGATCGCCTGTCGGTGCGGACTTATATCACCGAGGAAGATACGGTGACGCTCCGCGAGGCGCTGCTGCGGGAGAAATATCGCGGCGGACAGGCCTTTTTTGTTGCGCCGCGCATTCAGGATCTCGACAAGCTGGAACGGTTCCTGACGGATAACGTGCCGGAAGTTTCCTTCATTGTGGCCCATGGCCAGATGGGGGCAGGGGAACTCGAAGACATCATGACAGCCTTCTATGAGGGCAAATATGATGTGCTGCTGTCCACGACGATTGTTGAGAGCGGACTGGATATTCCGCGTGCGAACACATTGATCATTCACCGCGCTGACATGTTTGGTCTGGCACAGCTCTACCAGCTGCGCGGCCGCGTCGGCCGGTCAAAACTACGTGCCTATGCCTATTTTACCACGCCGCGGGATAAGGTGATCACGGAGACTGCGGATCGCCGCCTGCGCGTGCTGCAATCACTCGACAGCCTCGGCGCAGGCTTCCAGCTGGCCAGCCACGATCTCGACATGCGCGGATCAGGCAACTTGCTGGGCGATCAGCAATCCGGCCATGTCCGGGAAGTCGGCGTCGAACTCTACCAGTCGATGCTGGAAGACGCGGTGAATGCGCTGAAAGCCGGGGCACAGGGCGATGACGAAGTGGCTGATGACTGGTCTCCGCAGATCAATATGGGCGTCGCGGTTCTGATCCCTGAGGACTATGTCGAAGACCTCTCCATCCGCCTGTCTCTGTACCGGCGCTTGTCCGAGATTTCGACAAGCCAGGAACGGGAAGGCTTCGCTGCAGAACTGATTGACCGGTTCGGTCCGCTTCCTGATCCCACAAAGCAGCTCCTGGAGGTCACTGCGATCAAGGTGCAGTGCAAGGCGCTTGGTATCGAGAAGCTGGATGCAGGCGACAAAGGCGCCGTCTTTGCTTTCCGGCAGGACACGGTGCTGGACCCGGCACACCTGATGGAGATCGTCCGCTCCCGGCCGAACGTCTTGCGTCTGCGGCCGGATTCGAAACTCGTTCACTCTTTCACTGGTGGTGATGCCGTCACGCGCCTGGGCCGGGTCCGCGCTTTCCTGAAAGAGCTTGAAGCAGCTGCAGGCCTCGTCAGCGCTTAA
- a CDS encoding CaiB/BaiF CoA-transferase family protein — MAQGPLSGVKIVEFAGIGPGPFCGMLLSDMGADVIRIDRPGDGRPGRAADVTGRGRRSIGLNLKHPGDIETALKLLEKADALIEGFRPGVMERNGLGPDVVLARNPNLVYGRMTGWGQTGALSHSAGHDLNYIAITGALHAMGDGDGRPRPPLNLVGDYGGGALYLAMGVLAGIINVKNGGKGQVIDVAMSDGAASLASMFYGMKAAGIWTDDREANLLDGGAHFYDTYECADGKWVSIGSIEPQFYAILREKAGLTDPAFDAQMDSSKWPELKQKVMDVIKTKTRDEWCEIMEGTDICFAPVLSMSEAPKYKHNTDRETFIEIEGVMQPAPAPRFSGTPGKVQRRPAGLGEHTDEILKDWDVSRG, encoded by the coding sequence ATGGCGCAGGGACCTCTCAGCGGAGTGAAGATTGTAGAATTTGCAGGAATCGGTCCCGGACCATTCTGCGGCATGCTTCTTTCTGACATGGGGGCTGACGTGATTCGGATTGACCGTCCGGGCGATGGCCGTCCGGGACGGGCAGCGGATGTCACCGGCCGTGGCCGCCGGTCTATCGGCCTGAACCTGAAACACCCTGGCGATATTGAAACCGCCCTGAAGCTGCTTGAGAAGGCAGACGCCCTGATCGAAGGCTTCCGTCCCGGGGTCATGGAGCGGAACGGCCTTGGCCCCGACGTCGTCCTCGCGCGCAACCCGAACCTTGTGTACGGCCGGATGACCGGTTGGGGGCAGACCGGCGCGCTCTCCCATTCCGCAGGTCATGACCTGAACTATATCGCCATCACCGGCGCGCTTCATGCGATGGGTGACGGGGATGGCCGTCCGCGTCCGCCGCTCAACCTTGTTGGCGATTATGGCGGTGGTGCCCTGTACCTCGCCATGGGTGTGCTGGCTGGCATCATCAATGTGAAGAATGGCGGCAAAGGACAGGTCATCGATGTGGCGATGTCCGACGGTGCCGCATCGCTGGCGTCGATGTTCTACGGTATGAAAGCCGCCGGCATTTGGACGGACGACCGGGAGGCAAACCTGCTCGACGGCGGTGCGCACTTCTATGACACCTACGAATGTGCTGACGGGAAATGGGTTTCCATTGGCTCCATCGAGCCACAATTCTACGCTATCCTCCGCGAGAAAGCCGGCCTGACGGATCCGGCCTTCGATGCACAGATGGACAGCTCCAAATGGCCGGAGCTGAAACAAAAGGTCATGGACGTCATCAAGACCAAAACGCGGGATGAATGGTGCGAGATCATGGAAGGGACGGACATCTGCTTTGCGCCGGTGCTGTCCATGTCCGAAGCGCCGAAGTACAAGCACAATACAGACCGTGAGACGTTCATTGAGATTGAGGGCGTGATGCAGCCTGCACCGGCGCCGCGCTTCTCCGGAACCCCGGGCAAGGTCCAGCGCCGCCCCGCAGGGCTTGGTGAGCATACGGACGAAATTCTGAAAGACTGGGACGTTTCGCGCGGATGA
- a CDS encoding histidine phosphatase family protein, whose amino-acid sequence MSALPGTTGRRRIYLMRHGFVDYTSEEVRRTRDPSIVSLTPAGEDEARAAGAALAEVHFDLAICSGLKRTRQTAELVLAEHPDAPELEVEERFQELRSGQYIDFKSPEHLAATMTFLFEQAGEPDSEFLPGGEKFSEAMVRIMDGLTDLLMRPGWASALVVAHEVVNRMVLASVIGAPLGASAGFEQDTGCINIIDFDLVPDESGNRTQIERGMIKAVNLTPANYLKNGMNLRSLEAIFTRPEETS is encoded by the coding sequence ATGAGCGCACTTCCCGGAACAACGGGCCGGCGCCGCATCTATCTGATGCGGCACGGCTTCGTCGATTATACATCTGAAGAAGTCCGGCGGACGCGTGACCCGTCGATCGTCAGCCTCACGCCAGCTGGCGAAGACGAGGCGCGCGCGGCGGGCGCCGCTCTGGCAGAGGTTCACTTTGATCTGGCTATCTGTTCCGGATTGAAGCGGACGCGCCAGACTGCGGAACTTGTGCTGGCAGAACATCCCGATGCACCTGAGCTGGAAGTCGAGGAACGCTTTCAGGAATTGCGTTCCGGACAGTATATCGACTTCAAGTCGCCCGAACATCTCGCGGCGACGATGACTTTCCTGTTTGAACAGGCGGGTGAGCCGGATTCCGAGTTTCTGCCCGGCGGCGAAAAATTCTCCGAAGCGATGGTCCGGATCATGGACGGTCTGACAGACCTTCTGATGCGTCCCGGCTGGGCCAGCGCGCTGGTGGTCGCCCATGAAGTGGTGAACCGGATGGTCCTGGCCTCGGTGATCGGGGCGCCCCTCGGCGCGAGTGCCGGATTCGAGCAGGACACCGGCTGCATCAACATCATCGACTTTGATCTCGTGCCCGATGAATCCGGCAATCGGACACAGATCGAACGGGGCATGATCAAGGCCGTCAATCTGACGCCCGCCAATTACCTGAAGAACGGCATGAACCTGCGCAGCCTGGAAGCCATCTTCACGCGTCCGGAAGAGACTTCGTGA
- a CDS encoding dipeptidase: protein MRKMLLAVSAIALLGACAPKAAETEPAAPVEAVEAATPAEIHADLMVLDSHLDTPANLSNPDFDIMADNPRKMGSVQVDVPKMTRGGLDGGFWVIFTPQGPLTEEAYDAAFKAATARQDEILKMVADHPDTFELAYTADDAERIAAAGKIVVLQSMENSYPLKLDITNLEAFYDKGLRMVGLIHFRDNQFGGSATDFTSPDDTGLTDLGKDLVREANRLGMVIDGSHSSDASVRDMIEISTTPVILTHTGLKSVYDHPRNISDEFLKDIAAQGGVIQINAYSGYLEQLEDSPERRAALEGLKTEFEGVNPFTADEETKARYMERMEAINAEFPPPRSTFEKFMEHMLRALELVGPDHVGMGADWDGGGGVIGMEDVSFLPKVSERLMEEGYTEEDLAKIWGGNMMRVLRQAQAAKETAE from the coding sequence ATGCGCAAAATGCTCCTGGCCGTCTCAGCCATCGCACTTCTGGGTGCCTGCGCCCCGAAAGCTGCTGAAACCGAACCTGCCGCGCCGGTCGAAGCGGTTGAGGCCGCGACGCCTGCCGAAATTCACGCAGACCTGATGGTGCTCGATTCGCACCTCGATACGCCCGCCAACCTGTCAAACCCCGATTTTGACATCATGGCGGACAATCCGAGGAAGATGGGGTCTGTGCAGGTCGATGTGCCGAAGATGACCCGCGGTGGCCTTGATGGCGGCTTCTGGGTGATCTTCACGCCGCAGGGCCCGTTGACCGAAGAAGCCTATGACGCCGCGTTCAAGGCCGCGACGGCCCGCCAGGATGAAATCCTGAAAATGGTGGCCGACCATCCCGACACGTTTGAACTCGCCTATACCGCAGACGACGCGGAGCGTATTGCGGCTGCGGGCAAGATCGTGGTTCTGCAGTCGATGGAGAACAGCTATCCGCTGAAGCTCGACATCACCAATCTGGAGGCCTTCTATGACAAAGGCCTGCGCATGGTGGGCCTGATCCACTTCCGCGACAACCAGTTCGGCGGCAGCGCAACCGACTTTACCAGCCCGGATGACACCGGCCTGACCGATCTTGGCAAGGATCTGGTGCGTGAAGCGAACCGGCTCGGCATGGTGATCGACGGATCCCACTCATCCGACGCCTCGGTGCGGGACATGATCGAAATCTCGACCACACCGGTGATCCTGACCCATACAGGCCTGAAGTCGGTCTATGACCATCCGCGCAATATTTCGGATGAGTTCCTGAAGGACATTGCGGCGCAGGGCGGCGTCATCCAGATCAATGCCTATAGCGGGTATCTGGAGCAGCTGGAGGATTCGCCGGAGCGCCGCGCCGCGCTGGAAGGGCTCAAGACCGAGTTTGAAGGGGTAAACCCGTTCACCGCCGACGAAGAAACCAAGGCGCGCTATATGGAGCGGATGGAAGCGATCAATGCCGAATTCCCGCCGCCACGCTCGACGTTTGAGAAGTTCATGGAGCATATGCTGCGTGCCCTGGAACTGGTTGGCCCGGACCATGTCGGCATGGGCGCTGACTGGGACGGTGGCGGCGGCGTGATCGGGATGGAAGATGTTTCCTTCCTTCCGAAGGTCTCCGAACGTCTCATGGAAGAAGGCTATACAGAGGAAGATCTGGCGAAGATCTGGGGCGGCAACATGATGCGCGTGCTGCGTCAGGCCCAAGCTGCAAAGGAAACAGCGGAATAG
- the rpmF gene encoding 50S ribosomal protein L32, translating into MAVPKSKKSKSRRGMRRAHDRLSMNTYIEDANSGELRRPHHIDLKSGEYRGRQVLEPRDDI; encoded by the coding sequence ATGGCAGTCCCAAAGAGTAAGAAATCCAAGTCTCGCCGCGGTATGCGCCGTGCGCACGACCGTCTGTCGATGAATACCTACATCGAAGACGCGAACTCCGGCGAACTGCGCCGCCCGCACCACATCGACCTGAAGTCGGGTGAGTATCGCGGCCGCCAGGTCCTCGAGCCGCGCGACGATATCTAG
- the eno gene encoding phosphopyruvate hydratase yields MSEIIDIHAREILDSRGNPTVEVDVTLDDGSTGRAAVPSGASTGAYEAHEQRDGDKDRYLGKGVLKAVDAVNGEICNELTGLDATDQRMLDMLMIDLDGTDNKSRLGANAILGVSLALAKAAAEYSTMPLYRYVGGPNARVLPTPMMNIINGGAHADNPIDIQEFMIMPVSAESMSDAVRMGAEVFHALKKTLHDAGHNTNVGDEGGFAPNLASTDEAIGFIMKSIEKAGYTPGEEIALALDAASTEFYKNGKYELAGEGKSLGSDEFAAYLADLCARYPIVSIEDGMAEDDWDGWVALTDSIGDRVQLVGDDLFVTNPDRLAIGLQKGAANSILVKVNQIGTLSETLDAVELAHLHGYTAVMSHRSGETEDSTIADLAVATNCGQIKTGSLSRSDRIAKYNQLIRIEEELGPVGIYAGRSRINAE; encoded by the coding sequence ATGAGCGAGATCATTGACATCCACGCCCGCGAAATCCTCGACAGCCGGGGCAATCCGACCGTCGAAGTCGATGTGACCCTGGACGACGGTTCCACCGGCCGCGCTGCCGTGCCTTCAGGTGCGTCCACCGGTGCCTATGAGGCCCACGAGCAGCGCGACGGCGACAAGGACCGCTACCTCGGTAAGGGCGTTCTCAAGGCCGTCGACGCCGTGAATGGCGAGATCTGCAATGAGCTCACCGGTCTCGATGCCACCGACCAGCGCATGCTGGACATGCTGATGATCGATCTCGACGGCACGGATAACAAATCCCGCCTCGGCGCGAACGCCATTCTCGGCGTGTCGCTGGCCCTCGCGAAGGCGGCGGCGGAATACTCCACCATGCCGCTCTACCGCTATGTTGGCGGCCCGAATGCCCGCGTCCTGCCGACGCCGATGATGAACATCATCAATGGCGGCGCCCATGCCGATAACCCGATCGACATTCAGGAATTCATGATCATGCCGGTCAGCGCGGAAAGCATGTCCGACGCGGTCCGCATGGGCGCTGAGGTGTTCCACGCCCTGAAGAAAACGCTGCACGATGCCGGCCATAACACCAATGTTGGCGACGAGGGCGGCTTCGCCCCGAATCTCGCCTCGACCGACGAAGCCATCGGCTTCATCATGAAGTCGATCGAAAAAGCCGGATACACACCGGGCGAGGAAATCGCGCTGGCGCTCGATGCCGCGTCCACCGAATTCTACAAGAACGGTAAGTATGAGCTGGCCGGTGAGGGCAAATCGCTCGGCTCTGACGAGTTTGCTGCGTACCTGGCTGACCTCTGTGCCCGCTACCCGATCGTCTCCATCGAGGACGGCATGGCCGAAGACGACTGGGACGGCTGGGTCGCCCTGACTGATTCCATCGGCGACCGTGTCCAGCTGGTCGGCGACGATTTGTTTGTGACAAATCCGGACCGCCTGGCCATCGGCCTCCAGAAAGGCGCAGCCAACTCGATCCTGGTGAAGGTCAACCAGATCGGTACGCTGTCGGAGACGCTGGATGCTGTGGAACTGGCCCACCTGCATGGCTACACGGCCGTCATGTCCCACCGTTCGGGCGAAACCGAGGATTCGACCATCGCGGACCTCGCTGTGGCCACCAATTGCGGCCAGATCAAAACCGGCTCGCTGTCGCGCTCTGACCGGATCGCCAAGTACAACCAGCTGATCCGTATCGAGGAAGAGCTGGGCCCGGTGGGCATCTATGCCGGCCGTTCGCGTATTAACGCTGAATAA
- a CDS encoding septum formation initiator family protein, whose protein sequence is MTSRLEALGLCLVILYFAYHAFAGEKGLGRWTDAQLELQDRKAELAQINSEIEHLRSDIRRLTPGSVDRDYVEALARQKLAFVYPDEVVLLASDTTSAK, encoded by the coding sequence ATGACCTCCCGACTCGAGGCCCTGGGCCTTTGCCTTGTGATTCTCTACTTCGCCTACCACGCCTTTGCGGGGGAGAAGGGCCTTGGGCGTTGGACGGATGCCCAGTTGGAGCTGCAGGACCGCAAGGCGGAACTGGCCCAGATCAATAGCGAAATCGAGCATTTGCGCAGTGACATCCGGCGTCTGACGCCGGGCTCTGTCGACCGCGATTATGTTGAGGCTCTGGCCCGCCAGAAGCTGGCTTTTGTCTATCCAGACGAGGTTGTTCTCCTCGCATCGGACACCACCTCTGCAAAATGA